From Neospora caninum Liverpool complete genome, chromosome VIII, a single genomic window includes:
- a CDS encoding putative adenosine transporter has product MEDSKPNFLPTPGLPVVAVTRPGVLSVADIDIPPFDDITQSASPVEETKMASVAVDVHSKPAGGLAKTAMDLPSKSKTSPFNPTLAYLTFMFVGANSLINWIFVMQTIPFIAHAFLDDQDWNNTLLGSFQAIEVVVQLAMLELGSTHVNVVCLTGVINALAGLLIVPLTLYTSKTVAVWMLHLVCLVLGACSGVYQGSGYAIASMMPRNFVSAVSTGQGLAGMFVFVVVIGASFAIFDVDTAAGTEGIVWTGFTISAILSVLCAASFFVVMRKSWAVSCLERVRAERRAKRDAARACKRNKAQQTPRGGAAESPSVESDGYTRDQSSAQMTMVTMLPPDVQEPRAAEKEEQGREVKATEGTEGPAGPFGVRPWPFVLKAALPWLFMLILHMFISFHLFPKVGPLSWNYENPPKNYLVILFGIFYVAEFIGRSLPDLCTIKGLGFLHLPRRAFVIAELARLLFFIPFVLGYAVSNVPFVNNFYWYCCLIGALSLTQGWLGTLAFYYAVNSVESPTERELTGPMAAIASPFGCVIGLYTAAPY; this is encoded by the exons ATGGAGGATTCAAAGCCCAACTTCTTGCCCACGCCAGGGCTGCCTGTCGTTGCAGTCACCCGCCCAGGGGTTCTCTCTGTGGCTGACATAGATATTCCCCCCTTCGATGATATCACCCAATCGGCCTCACCTgtcgaggaaacgaagatgGCGTCGGTTGCAGTAGATGTCCACTCGAAGCCGGCGGGAGGTTTGGCCAAAACGGCAATGGATTTGCCCAGCAAGTCGAAAACCTCTCCCTTTAATCCCACTCTGGCGTACCTGACCTTTATGTTTGTCGGGGCGAATTCTTTAATAAACTGGATTTTCGTGATGCAAACCATTCCCTTCATTGCGCACGCGTTTCTGGACGACCAGGATTGGAACAACACGCTTCTGGGGTCCTTCCAGGCGATCGAAGTCGTCGTCCAGCTCGCAATGCTTGAACTCGGCAGCACACATGTCAACGTGGTTTGCCTTACGGGAGTTATTAACGCACTTGCGGGGCTGTTGATCGTCCCTCTGACCCTTTATACAAGCAAGACAGTTGCTGTGTGGATGCTGCATCTCGTGTGTCTAGTTCTCGGCGCATGCTCGGGCGTTTACCAGGGCTCTGGGTATGCCATTGCCTCCATGATGCCCCGGAACTTTGTGAGCGCCGTATCAACAG GTCAGGGGTTGGCAGGTATGTTTGTCTTTGTCGTTGTGATTGGAGCTTCCTTCGCGATTTTCGACGTCGACACCGCGGCCGGGACAGAAGGCATTGTGTGGACCGGCTTCACAATTTCCGCAATTCTCTCAGTTCTCTGTGCGgcgtccttcttcgtcgtcatGCGCAAGTCGTGGGCGGTATCGTGTCTGGAGCGCGTCCGAGCAGAGCGACGCGCCAAGCGAGACGCTGCACGGGCCTGCAAAAGGAACAAGGCGCAGCAAACGCCCCGGGGAGGGGCTGCGGAATCACCATCCGTCGAGAGTGATGGGTACACACGAGACCAGTCTTCGGCACAGATGACTATGGTGACGATGCTGCCTCCGGACGTCCAGGAGCCTCGGGCggcggaaaaggaggaacaAGGAAGGGAAgtgaaggcgacggaggggACGGAAGGGCCGGCAGGTCCGTTTGGCGTTCGCCCGTGGCCTTTTGTCCTGAAAGCTGCACTTCCCTGGCTCTTTATGCTGATTTTGCACATGTTCATCAGCTTCCATTTGTTTCCCAAGGTTGGGCCTCTCTCATGGAACTATGAGAACCCACCTAAGAATTACCTAGTCATCTTATTCGGCATTTTCTACGTTGCGGAGTTTATTGGGAGATCCCTGCCCGACCTCTGCACCATCAAAGGCCTGGGCTTCCTTCATCTGCCTCGACGGGCCTTTGTCATCGCCGAGCTCGCCCGCCTGCTCTTCTTCATCCCCTTTGTCCTTGGATACGCAGTCAGTAACGTCCCGTTCGTCAACAATTTCTACTGGTACTGCTGCCTCATTGGAGCACTCTCTCTCACTCAAGGCTGGCTAGGGACACTCGCTTTCTACTATGCCGTCAACAGTGTCGAGTCGCCGACTGAGAGAGAACTCACCGGCCCTATGGCAGCTatcgcctctccctttggCTGCGTCATCGGGCTGTACACCGCTGCTCCGTATTAG
- a CDS encoding putative deoxyuridine 5'-triphosphate nucleotidohydrolase — translation MLLRVQALTPEVRAMYAEHGHYHEGDSGVDLFVVQDQEIQPGETAFVKLGIKATAYTPANGESGEKNVSWLIMPRSSISKTPLRLANSVGLIDAGYRGEIMAAVDNIKTVPHTLKKGDRIVQAVAFSGEGITLELVDELNKTARGEGGFGSTTAPVGKGCPVEEPELKKPKNDATNENEVPTAVAASS, via the exons ATGCTGCTCCGAGTGCAAGCATTGACTCCGGAAGTCCGGGCTATGTATGCTGAGCATGGTCACTACCACGAAGGAGATTCCGGCGTGGATTTGTTCGTCGTGCAGGACCAGGAGATCCAACCCGGGGAGACAGCTTTTGTTAAGCTTGGCATCAAAGCCACTGCCTACACACCGGCAAACGGGGAGAGTGGGGAGAAAAATGTTTCTTGGCTGATCATGCCCCGGAGCAGCATTTCCAAAACACCGCTCAGACTGGCCAATTCAG TGGGTCTGATCGATGCGGGCTATCGAGGAGAAATTATGGCCGCCGTCGATAATATCAAGACCGTTCCGCACACCCTGAAGAAAGGCGATCGGATCGTCCAGGCTGTCGCTTTCAGTGGCGAGGGCATTACCCTGGAG CTCGTCGATGAATTGAACAAGACTGCCCGCGGTGAGGGAGGTTTCGGTTCGACGACTGCCCCTGTTGGCAAGGGGTGCCCCGTCGAGGAGCCCGAGCTGAAGAAGCCCAAAAATGACGCAACAAATGAAAATGAGGTCCCTACAGCAGTTGCTGCTTCATCTTAA